In Oryzias melastigma strain HK-1 linkage group LG10, ASM292280v2, whole genome shotgun sequence, a single window of DNA contains:
- the gsr gene encoding glutathione reductase, mitochondrial isoform X3 produces MWNAAVHAEYLHDHCDYGFETTSVRFSWEALKAKRDAYIAHLNRIYRNNLDKAKVTFIQGYARFTDDAEPTVEVNGKKYTAPHILISTGGQPSVLSDEEVPGASLGINSDGFFELETLPKRSVIVGAGYIAVEMAGILCTLGSKTSLIIRQTGVLRNFDTLISANCTKEIQNNGIDLWKNSQVKSVCKTEKGLEVTIVTKDPDAKNDEKISVIEEVDCLLWAIGRQPNTAGLNIGAMGVDTDERGHIIVDDFQNTTRSGIYAVGDVCGKALLTPVAIAAGRKLAHRLFEGKKDSKLDYSCIPTVVFSHPPIGTVGLTEEEAVKSKGKENVKIYKTSFTPMYHSITRRKSQCIMKLVCVGKEEKVVGLHMQGLGCDEMLQGFAVAIKMGATKEDFDKTVAIHPTSSEEFVTMR; encoded by the exons AGCTCTTAAAGCCAAAAGGGATGCATATATAGCCCATCTAAATCGCATTTATCGCAACAATCTAGACAAG GCTAAAGTCACCTTCATTCAAGGCTATGCCAGGTTCACAGACGACGCTGAGCCCACTGTGGAGGTCAACGGGAAAAAATACACGGCGCCTCACATCCTCATCTCCACTGGAGGGCAGCCTTCTGTTCTGAGTGATGAGGAAGTTCCAG GGGCAAGCCTGGGCATCAACAGTGATGGCTTTTTTGAACTGGAGACCCTCCCAAA GCGCAGCGTGATTGTGGGTGCTGGTTATATTGCCGTGGAAATGGCTGGCATTCTTTGCACCCTGGGCTCCAAAACCTCCCTCATTATCCGGCAGACGGGA GTTTTGAGAAACTTCGACACCCTCATAAGCGCAAACTGCACCAAAGAAATCCAAAACAACGGCATCGATTTGTGGAAGAACTCTCAGGTGAAGTCTGTGTGCAAAACGGAGAAAGGCCTGGAGGTGACCATCGTCACCAAAGACCCGGACGCCAAGAACGACGAGAAGATCAGCGTCATCGAGGAGGTGGACTGTCTTCTGTGGGCCATCGGGAGGCAACCCAACACGGCTGGGCTGAACATCGGCGCCATG GGTGTGGATACGGATGAAAGAGGACACATCATCGTGGACGACTTCCAGAACACCACTCGATCTGGCATCTACGCTGTGGGAGATGTTTGCGGCAAAGCTCTTCTCACACCTG TGGCCATTGCTGCAGGCAGAAAGCTGGCACACAGACTGTTTGAGGGCAAGAAGGATTCCAAGTTGGACTACTCCTGCATTCCCACAGTGGTGTTCAGTCACCCGCCCATCGGTACGGTGGGCCTCACAGAGG AGGAGGCTGTCAAATCCAAAGGAAAGGAGAACGTAAAAATTTATAAGACCTCTTTTACTCCGATGTATCATTCCATCACGCGCAGGAAGAGTCAGTGTATCATGAAGCTGGTGTGTGTGGGCAAGGAGGAGAAG GTGGTGGGTCTGCACATGCAGGGCCTCGGCTGTGATGAGATGCTGCAGGGGTTTGCCGTCGCCATCAAAATGGGCGCCACAAAAGAAGACTTTGACAAAACCGTCGCCATCCACCCCACCTCGTCCGAGGAGTTTGTGACGATGCGTTAA
- the slc30a9 gene encoding zinc transporter 9: protein MYSLAHRPWHVFCRISLQHRSSLSHRSPRFPQLCYGWQSASIHSSRLSLPDCRVSSVGLGRIQHYSTSGDSKNDPPKAQSAEAPSTDKLSSGDLKATPSSADAAAQGLTKTESIQVKVRAVLKKREYGAKYTQNNFITAVRAMNEFCLKPSDLVQLRKIRRRSPHDDTEAFTVFLRSDVEAKALDVWGSHEALARERNLRKEVEREYQENIFRNQQLLKEYKDFWGNTKPRSGKRTTFLQGPGKVVMVAICINGLNFFFKLLAWVYTGSASMFSEAIHSLADTCNQALLALGISQSVRNPDAVHPYGFSNMRYIASLISGVGIFMMGAGLSWYHGIMGLLHPEPIESLLWAYCILAGSLVSEGATLLVAINEIKKSARQQGVSFYEYVMQSRDPSTNVVLLEDAAAVLGVILAAGCMGLTSLTGNPYYDSLGSLGVGTLLGAVSAFLIYTNTEALLGRSIQAEHLQKLTEFLENDPAVRAIHDVKATDMGLCKVRFKAEVDFDGRVVTRSYLEKQDIDQILNDIQQVKTPEELESFMLKHGENIIDTLGAEVDRLEKELKQRNPEVRHVDLEIL, encoded by the exons ATGTACAGCCTGGCCCACAGACCATGGCACGTCTTCTGCAGAATCTCCCTGCAGCACAGGTCCTCCCTGTCCCACCGGTCCCCGAGGTTCCCCCAGCTGTGTTACG GTTGGCAGAGTGCTAGCATCCACAGCTCGAGGCTCAGCCTTCCAGACTGCCGTGTCTCGTCTGTGGGACTGGGCaggatccagcactactctacCTCTGGTGACAGTAAAAACGACCCTCCTAAAGCACAGTCAGCTGAAGCTCCTTCCACAGACAAGCTGTCATCTGGGGATTTGAAGGCTACACCAAGCTCAGCAG ATGCAGCGGCTCAAGGCCTGACTAAAACCGAGTCCATTCAAGTGAAAG TTCGAGCTGTCTTGAAGAAACGGGAATATGGAGCCAAATACACACAGAACAACTTCATCACGGCTGTCAGAGCCATGAATGAGTTCTGCCTCAAACCGAG TGACTTGGTGCAGCTCCGAAAGATCCGGCGGCGCAGCCCCCATGATGACACAGAGGCTTTCACCGTGTTCCTGCGCTCCGATGTGGAGGCCAA AGCACTAGACGTGTGGGGAAGCCATGAAGCGCTGGCTCGGGAGAGGAACCTCAGGAAGGAGGTGGAGCGAGAGTACCAAGAGA ATATTTTTCGGAACCAGCAGCTGCTAAAAGAATACAAAGACTTTTGGGGAAACACTAAG CCACGATCAGGAAAGAGGACGACGTTTCTACAAGGACCAGGCAAGGTGGTGATGGTCGCTATTTGCAT caATGGGTTGAATTTCTTCTTCAAGCTGCTGGCCTGGGTCTACACCGGCTCTGCCAGCATGTTCTCTGAGGCCATCCACTCACTGGCTGACACCTGCAACCAGGCGCTGCTCGCCTTGGGAATCAGCCAGTCTGTGCGCAACCCGGACGCCGTGCACCC GTATGGCTTTTCCAACATGCGCTACATCGCCTCCCTCATCAGCGGGGTGGGCATTTTTATGATGGGGGCGGGCCTCTCCTGGTACCACGGCATCATGGGATTGCTGCACCCAGAGCCCATAGAGTCCCTGCTATGG GCTTATTGTATTCTGGCGGGCTCGCTGGTGTCTGAAGGAG cCACGTTACTAGTTGCTATTAATGAGATAAAGAAGAGCGCCCGCCAGCAGGGGGTGTCGTTCTATGAATACG TGATGCAGAGCAGAGACCCCAGCACAAACGTGGTGCTGCTGGAGGACGCCGCTGCCGTGTTGGGGGTCATCCTGGCTGCAGGCTGCATGGGGCTCACCTCCCTCACCG GAAACCCGTACTACGACAGTCTGGGTTCTCTGGGCGTGGGCACTCTGCTGGGCGCCGTCTCCGCCTTCCTCATCTACACCAACACAGAGGCCCTGCTGGGACGCTCCATCCAGGCGGAGCATTTGCAGAAGCTGACGGAGTTCCTGGAGAACGACCCCGCTGTCAG GGCCATCCATGACGTGAAGGCCACAGACATGGGGCTGTGCAAGGTGCGCTTCAAGGCGGAGGTGGACTTTGATGGCCGGGTGGTGACTCGATCGTACctggaaaaacaagacattgaCCAAATTCTTAAC GACATTCAGCAGGTGAAAACACCTGAGGAGCTGGAGAGCTTCATGCTGAAACACGGGGAGAACATCATTGACACACTGGGAGCCGAGGTGGATCGCTTGGAGAAAGAACTGAAG CAACGGAACCCGGAGGTCCGTCATGTGGACTTGGAGATCCTATAA